The genomic interval CGCCCCCTGCATCCGTCACACGCTTTGCCTCCAACCGATCCCATTGCGTGCAGCCGGTTCATGATGTAGCGATTATCAGGAAAGGAATGCTGCACGACGAGGTGGATGATTGCCCATCAAGGAAGCAGGTCGACGCCGAATGTCGACGACGATGCGACCGGCAACAGAGGCGCGAAACGTTTTCGGTTGGCGGTTCGAACATTGGTAAAGGGGTACCACACCACACCCAACATCGCGTCAACCGTTCCCGTGTCGCCCGGCAGTGTCAGGTTTGTCTCGCCGTAGATTGCCAAGTGATCATTCAGCGGCGCCAACAAGTCTGCTCCAAAGACAAACGACTCATCGCGTGGTCGCGCAGGCCCCGTAACGGCATTGGACTCTCCGTGTTCACCGGCGATGCCCAGCCAGTACGTGCACTGAACACCGGTGGGAAAGTAATGACGCAGAAAGACACTGCCTTGATTGATCGAACGCAGCGTGACCGAGCTGCCTAGGAAATCAGCCGTATCGTCAAACGCACGCAAGCGGCCTGTGAATCCCAGCCATGTCTGCGAGCTGAGTTCTTTGACAACACGGAATCGAAACTGTCCCAGCGAGCTGCTGTCAAAACCGTCTTGATACAAGTAGTCGAGAACCGCACCCCAACGCCAATCTCCTGCCGATTGAAACAATCCAATTGTGGTGAAGCTTTGCGTACGCTGGGTGTCTTCGCCCAACAACTCGAATACTTGAACTGCATTGTCAGACAACACCACCGCAGATCCGATTTGAAATCCGACCCCGTAGTCAGCCAGCAGCGGCGCCGCGTAGGAAACATGCATCCGTGTGCCTAGATTTGCGTTGACGCCAAAATCTTGGGGCTGCTTGGCTCCGTCGATCGCACCGTAGAAAGAAAGCTGTTCCCACAGCGACGAATTGGCTGAACTCGCTGGAAGTCCAAAACGATCCGATTCACACTCTCCACAGGCAACCTCCTCGCACGAGGAACCGAACTCATGTGAGGCAATCTGAGCCGATGCGGTGCCGAATCCACCGAACATCGACACGGCAATAGCGACGTAAAAAGTCAATCGACTCATGGGTTTTGCTAGCTCAAGCAGCGGCAAGATGTGAAACGAGCGTGTCGGAACACCCGATGACCAGATCTTGAATCGAAAAATATCAGTGCGTTACGCCAGTCAAACTGTCACCAAACATCCACCATTCCCTGTCACCAGCAGATTCGTTCATCAACAAACGCGTCCTCTGACAAACCTACTGTTTCTCGGAATGAAAAAGCGGGAAGTTTTCGTTGGCTGTTCGTTGAGCATCCATCAGCGAAGTCAACTCTTTCACACGCTCGGGCATCGACTCCGCCAAGTCCGTGGTCTCGTAGGGATCCTCCACAAGGTTGTATAGTTCCACCGGTTTGGGTTTCGTGGTGCTCACCTTCAACTGGACGACTTTCCAATCGCCTTTTCGCATCGCACGCTTGCCACCTTGTTCGGAGAACTCCCAGTACATCACGTCGTGCTGCTTCTGATTGACGGGATGTCCTTTCAGCGTAGGCAGGAAACTGATCCCGTCGATATTCATTGGCGGCGCGACGTCGACGAGATCGGCAAGGGTCGGCAACAGGTCTTGAAAACCTGAGACGTGATCGGTCGTGCTGCCCGCCTCGATCATGCCCGGCCATCGCGCGATCATCGGTGTGATGATGCCACCCTCGTACAGATCACGTTTGATGCCACGGTAGGGACCATTGCTGTCGAAGAACTCAGGATCGGCACCGCCGGCTGATGTGGCACCGTTGTCACTGGCGAACATCACCAACGTGTTGTCATCGACACCGAGCTGACCCAGCAATTGCATGATGCGGCCGATGTCACGATCCATCCGTGTGATCATCCCCGCAAAAGTTGCATGAGGATTGGGCTCATGCCGATAGTGCTGTCCGCCGGGCGTGCCGTAGGGAGTCTCCGGTCCCAACCGACCGAGATAATTTGCACGGCTATCCTCGGGGACATCCAAATCGACGTGGGGAATGGTATAGGGCAAGTACAGAAAAAATGGCTGGCGATGATTCACCGTAATGAACGACAACGCGTCTTCGGTGAACAGGTCATGACTGTAGTGCTTTCGCTGCGTCGAGTTCTCAATGAACTTTTGTTGACGTCCGTCACGCCACAGAAAATCGGGGTAGTAGTGATGTGCGTTGGTCTGACTCAAATAGCCAAAAAAGTGATCGAAGCCTTGTCGCCACGGCGCTCCCGTGGAATCTTCCATCCCCAGGCCCCATTTGCCGATGCACCCGGTCACGTATCCGGCGCTCTTCATCAACTCGGCCACCGTAAAGTCTTCTTTCAACAGACCTGGGTTCTTCGCATTTCCTCGCACGCGAGTGTGACCGGTGTGCTGGCCGGTCATCAGCACGCTGCGTGACGGAGCACAAACGGTGCTGCCCGAATAATGCTGAGTGAAGCGCATTCCCTCTAACGCCAGCCGATCGACGTTCGGCGTGCTGATGATGTTGCCGCCGTAGCATCCAAAGTCGCCGATTCCGGCATCATCGGCCAGAATGTAAATCACATTGGGCGGCTGAATATTGGTCGCCTGGATGTTTGGCGTCTGGACATTGGGCGGTTGGGCGGCCTGAGCCGCGTAGGCGATACCGACGAGGAACGCGAACAACAAAGTGCGGCAGGAACGAAACACGATACAGCCTTTCTCTACGAATCGACACGGTCGGCAAGACAATGGTTCAGCGTTCGCAGAACCCCAGATCAATCAACGTTAACAGATTTCACGTCAAAAAAATCGGATTTGATTTCCATTTTGCAAAGCGAGGCTGCTTTTACGCATTGACCGATCGCGATTACCATACAATGTCCCACCGTTTGCCCGATCCCTCCTATTTTTGCCGTCACGCCATGATGCTCCGTCGCCCCACCCCGTTGTCTCTCGTGCTGCTGACTCTTGTGCTGCTCTGCGTTCCGCGGCTTGCTTCGGCAGAGATCGATTGGCCGCAATTCCGAGGACCCGATGGCAATGGAATTGTGACCGGTCAATCAGTACCGGTGAGCTTTGGCGAAAAAGAAAACGTAACGTGGAAAACTTCCCTACCCGGAAAAGCTTGGTCATCTCCCGTGGTCGCAGACGACGTGATTTGGACGACGACGGCAATCGAAGTCTTCCCGACGGACGAGGAACGCGAAAAGATGCTCTCTGAAGCCGGCGTGGAGCAAAAGAAGTTCAAACAATTGGCGATCGCAAAATCCGTTGAGCTGAAACTGATCGCATTGAATTTCAAGACTGGCAGCATCCTTTCCAGCACGGATCTAACCACCGTCGAAAAACCGGACCCGATCCACTCTCTGAACAGTTACGCATCTCCCACACCCGTGATCGATGGAAGTGAGATCTATTGTCACTTCGGCAACTACGGAACCTTTTGCGTCGATCGGCAGACTCGTGAGATCAAGTGGCAACGTCGCTTGCCGATCGAGCATGCCGTCGGCCCCGGCAGTTCGCCGTTCATTCATGGCGACTTGTTGATTCTGATCCAAGATGGTGTCCAGCGACAATACGTGACGGCACTCAACAAAACCACCAGCGAAACCGTATGGGAAACTCAACGTCCTGAGATGGATGCTCCATCGGGCGACCAAAAGAAATCGTACTGCACACCGATTGCAATCACCGACAATTCGGGACGCGAACAGTTGATCTGCATGGGATCGCAATGGATGGTGTCCTACGATCCGGCGACCGGCAAAGAGATCTGGAAAGTGCGTCATGGGACAGGATTCTCCGTCGTCCCTCGACCGGTCTACGGAGATGGCGTGGTCTACTTCTCCACGGGTTTCGGTAAGCCTCAGCTTTGGGCCGTGAAAGTCGACGGCAGCGGCGATGTCACCGATACCCATGTCCTCTGGACGGTGACCAAGAGCATCCCGGCAAAACCTTCACCGATCTTGCACGAGGGATTGGTCTATGTTGTCGATGACAATGGTGTGGCAAGTTGTTTGGATGCATCGACGGGGGATGAAGTTTGGAAAAAGCGTGTCGGCGGTAATTTTTCCGCGTCACCCATTCTCGTCGACCAAAATATCTACTTCGGATCCCAAGATGGCAATGTGACGGTGATCAAGGCCGGTCGTGAGGGCGAAGTCGTCGCTGAAAATCATCTGGATGGCCAAATCATGGCTTCACCTGCGATCGTCAACGACGCCATGATCTGGCGTACCGCAGAGTCGGTCTACCGTATCGAATGAGTTTCGTCGACATTCACAATCAGTCATGACGCGACGTTACTACGTTCCCGACTTGCCACCCATCGGCGGCCCCATCGCGTTGCCGGATGAGGAAGCTCAACATGCGTCACGCGTGATGCGTGCCCAAACCGGTGACCAAGTCGTCTTGTTCGACGGAATCGGAAACGAATCCTCCGCAACGATTCAGTCAATCGATCGTCGGTCTTGCATATGCCATGCCAGCCCACGCGAATTGGTCGATCGCGAACCCGGCTTGCGTTTGCATCTCGGCATCGCTCTGCCCAAACCGGATCGTGCCAAAGAGATGGTGGAACGGTTGACGGAACTGGGCGTTGCACAAGTGACGCCGCTGCTCTGTAGTCGCTCTCAGCGCCCACCCTCGGGCGGCTTGCTCGACAAACTAAGACGTGTCGTGATCGAGGCCTGCAAACAATCGGGTCGAAATCAGTTGATGCGGATCGAGTCCCCGGTCGCGGTGGCCGATTTTTTCGCAATGGATACCGAAACACCACGCTGGATCGCACATCCTGGAGGCCAAGAGATGGACGGATCTCTTTCGCGATTGACCGGCGGCCAACTGCTGGCCGCCATCGGTCCCGAAGGTGGTTTTGACGACGAAGAAATGAACGTGGCGTTATCGAGGGGCTGGATCGCGATCGATTTGGGAAAACGGATCTACCGAATCGAAACCGCAGCAACCGTGATCGCGGCTCACGCAAGTCATTTGCCGATGCGATAGCCGTTTCGTCAATCGCTGTAAAACACCGCCAACCAGACAGTGGGCTCGGTCGGCGACGTCCACTCGACACGGTGTTTTTGATGCGCCGGAATATGAACGTGGTCGCCGGGCAGCAATTCGATCGATGTGCCGCGGCCGGCAATTGCAAGTCTCGCGGCACCTCGCAACAGCACAACCCATTCCTGCTCCGATTGGTCGTACCAAAAGTCCACCGGACTGCAATGTCCGGTGGACACGATGCGTTCGATGCGGACATTCTGATTCTGCAGCAAAACCTCCGTCAATTCAGCGGGCAACTGGGATGGTACGTGCTCGAACAGATTCATGCTGTGTTGTGCTCCAAGGCGAATTGCGGATAAATCTGTACCTGTCGTAGTGGACGAGGTTACGAGTCCCTGAAGCGAGGTTACGCGCCGAGGACTCGTTAATTCGTCCACTACCGGAGGATTCTAATCTGGCTCTCGCCTGTCGTGGATTGCGACGGTTTTACTGTGCACAGGGAATTCTGGCGAATCCCACGACGGAGTGACCTGCTCATTGTCGACTCGCTATTCTACCATCGGAAGCAAAATGGCGACCGTCAGGACTACCGTTCACTTGTGTTAGGAAACGCAACTCGTGATTCAGTTCATCAAGAATCTGAAAGAAAAGTGGAATAACTGGTGCGGCGATCGAGACATGGAGCTTGTGATCCGCCAGCAGATTACCGCGCGAGGATTCTATGGCAAAACGGCTCAACTGAGACAGGTTCGTTTGGTCGCGGTTCAACGACCGGGATGGATTCAAGTGTTTCGGTTCGAAGCGACCGCGAGGGTGGCAACCGACGACAACGACGGCCCGGATACGACGCCCGAGTACCGCGAATTGCTCGGATTGGTCCGTGAGGACATGCGTCAGGATTCATCGATCGTCGAGCTATTTGAGAACGAAGACGATCGACGGGAACAATTCGCCAACTGGAGCGACGGCCTGATCTGCCTCCGCGGCGCCCATGGTCTGTCACGGATCTGAGTCGACCGATTGTCGATCGGCTTTCGGGACGCGAAACGAATTGGTAACAATTTTCGGATGCGATTCCCTATGCCCTGACAGGGCTTGATAATACAGCCCAGGGCAAAGCAAAACGACGCCCGGGGTTGTACTGTACTGGACGAAAATCGCCGAAACATCAAACCAACAGCAAAGGCTGAATAGCAAAATGTTAGCACAGGTTGTCCCCTGCAATCGGACCGGAATCACTCGCTGTCGTTCGCTTTCTCAGCGTACTCCACTTCGATGAGCAACGTGTTCGGTTTCGGTTCCACCGTTTTGACGATGCCAGACGTTCGGTAGCTTCGATGTTTGGGATGCAGGAGCGTCTCGGGGATCATTCCTGGACGCTCCGCACCGTTGCCGATTTCGTAGTCAGAAATCACAACGACCTTGTGTTGCCCTGTCACGGCACCATCGTCGACCTCATAAGTCCCCAGCACAAAGGTGCCATCTGGACCAATCGCCCCGCGCGCGACGATCGGCGGATCGAGGGCTTGGGACTCAAACTCAATGTTTCCCCCACGCAGCACTTTGCCGTCAGGAAACTGCACCACGCCCTGGACCGGGTAGGTCGCCGGACGCGAGGAACCGCATCCGATCGTTGCGATCAACGCGACTGATATCGCAAAGCTGTGCAATGAATTGAATTTCATAGGCAGAGTTTCTCCCAAGACAGACGTTTGTCCCATGGATTGCCATTCCCTAAGGATTCACTCCGATGTGCTCAAGAAATTCGTACGTCAAACCGCCGGTCGCCAGTTTGTGTTTGTGTTGATACCGCTCAACAGCGTGCTGCATGGGTCGGTTCCAAGTAGCTTTGTCGGTCTTCGGATCAAACCCTTTGTCCTTGAGCGCCTTTTGAATCCGCTTGAGGATTTCCGGCGTGATGTTGGTGTTGCATAGCACCCGTTGCCAGACGAGGGTTTCCGGATGTAGCAGCACCTGACGCTTGACGGTTTCATACTCCGCAGGCACGTCGACTCGTTTTTCACTGGCGGACGAAACAAGTTCTCGAACCTTGATCGTCTTGTACTCGGCCGGCTCCTTGATCTCCTTGACTTGAGCTGGACTCACCAACACGGTGGTTTCAACAACCTGCTCTTGAGCGTTGATCTCTTTGCGTTCCACCTTCGCCTTTTCTGCGATCACTTGCTCGGTGTACTCGTGGAACTCAGCAGGCTCTCGGACCAAGCACAGAATGTCGGTGGTGGGTTGGCCGTCGTGGGTCAGGTCCTCCTTGCTGATCAACCCTGAACCTCGTTTCCATTCGACGCGTTCAGGCTTCGTTTCAATCTTGGACTTCTTGTTTTCAAACTTCGTCTCTACGGCAATCAGTTCTTCGTGTTCAGGCGACAGCACCACCGTGACTTTCTTCGTTTCATATTTTGCCGGAACGACTTGGTAACGAACGGTTTCCGGCCTCACCAGCACCTTTTTCTCTACATCCTTGAACTTGGCTGGCGTGATCTCGTAACGAACCGAAGCGGCTTTGACGAGCACCTTTTGTTCGACCGTCTTGTACTTCGCCGCCTGCCGAACACGGATGTAGCACTCACCAGCCTTTGGATTGGGTGGCAACTGCGCCAATTCGTTGGTTAACAATTCAATCTGAGCCTTCACCGGCAACGCTTCGTTCTCGCCCTCTTTCGGGTCTCCACTATTCTTTGGTTTCTTGTCTCCTTGATTGCCAGAGACGTCCCCTGCCGTCTGCTGATCACATTCCTTGCAATCCTCCGTCTTTTGCTTGCCATCCGCGTGCGTCTTAGCCGAGAGCAAGCCAATGCTAAGAAGTGCAGCCAGAATCGCTAGGTGGAATGATCGGATTCGCATGGTGAGTCCCTAGTAGAAAACAATGACGCGACAAAACCTCATTAGCCTATCGGAATCCCCACGCTGAAACCAGTGTCAGCTCATCGCGACCGTTCATCGTTTCGAAATTGGCACACGTTTGCCGTTCAGCCGGGGCGTTCTTGGGAGACATTGGTTCGGATTAGATGGGAAATGATGGCAAGGTATCTTCGACGGCAAGCAATTCGTGGCCCGCAACGGTCACGTGCTCGATCAACCCGTGCTAATATTCCAGCTATTGTTAACCGGAATGCACCCCAGACGCCACGAACCGATAGCTGTAGATGAAGCGACGAAAGGATCCTTACGCGGCCTTGCATCGAGAGGTCATGCCGTTCGGTACATACGCGGGCAAGCGGTTTTCACAGATTCCGGTGGACTACTGCAAAAACACGTTACGAAAATCAGTCCAACTCAATCCTCTTGTACGCGATCTGCTGCTGCTGAGAATCGAATACGAAAAGAACTGGCTCCAGGAGCTGAAGAAAGACGTGGAGTACTACGAGAACTTAGCGGCGGAGTATGAAGCGGAAGCAGAAAAATACAAGGCGGAACTGCAGGAGATTCATCAGCAGCGAAGCGACAACCTGGCCGGTGTGATCGATCCGTTTCTCCGAATACTACGTCGTCGTTTTGCCGCGCGGTATCATCCCGATATGCATGACGGCAGCGCCGAGATGATGGCAATGGTCAATCGCATATTCAACGAGCTGGCCGAAGAAATCAAATCCGATCATTGATGCAGCGTCCCTAGGTCGCCACGCAATTGCTCCGCGAGACTCTTGAGCGACTCGTCGCCGTGGATCTGAGCCAGCAACCAGGGAAACGTTTGCCGTTGCTTCCGCAGCTCGGCTTCGATGGAGTCTCGCATCCGACGGTACGCAGCTTTTTCTGCATATGTCGTGTACATCGAGAACACGATGATGAAGAAAATCGTAATCAGCAGATACACGCCCCAGCTCTGCAGATTTGCCACCGGAATCCCCAACGGTGCAGCCACCCAAGCTTTATGAATTCCAACACAGATCAACACGTTGGCAAACAACAAGATCCAAATGCTCAAGGTGCCCGCGTTGCTGATTTGCTCGTTGGCAACCAACATCTGACCGTACAGCTCAGGGAACTCATCTCTGAGCGGAACGAATTCATGTTCGGCATCTGAGCCGACGTCGTCGTAGCCCCGCAGCGATTGATTGGCGGGCAGGAGCGAGTCGTGATCGGACCGGTCGGGATCGTTCAATGGAATCCTCATTGGCGACGAGAGAGGGATGTATTACTGAATACCATGATCACCTGACGATGTCCAATCCCGCAAGACGCACAGCCCAGCGAACATTCCCCGACGCACCCGTAATGGGATTCGCCAGAATTTCCTCCCCTGCAGAATCCCCTGCCGCTAGCCGTTCACCAGTCTACGGAGCGACCTCGGCCGGTTTGGATTTCAGACCGGCGGTATTTTCGGCGAAAACGCGATAGCGATGAGATTGCGGATCATCGCCGTCAGGAATAGCAAAACGCATTTGTGTCAGCGGCTGGACAGGAGTGTCGCTGTACTGCAGATTTTGAAACAGCGGTCGTCCAAACGGGTTTTGACTCTTCTCCGGAACGTTGGCCAAGAACTCGCCGTCACGCTCAATGATGAACCGGGCCAATCCGCTTTCCAAATCCGCGTCTGCCGCCCAAGTCAACTCGCCGTCCACCACGCGTACCTCTTTCGGTGCTGACGGCGGCGTATCATCCGTGATGTTGGTGTCGTTCACGTACTGCATCCATGCTTTCGCAATCCTTTCGCCCGGCAACCAACCAGCGGACAACGGTTCGCCGTCGAAATCTTTTGCGGCTGTCGCTGTCTTGCCATCGATGACGGCCAACCAAGAATCCTCCAACGACATTTCTCGCAGCGCGTGCCCGTTGGTTTCCGGCAATCGAGCTTGCAAACAGGCGTCGAGCCAGAGTATCGCCAAGTAACGTTGGTTGCCGCACTCGTGAGCAGTCAATGGATCAACGGCAACACCCACCAATCCGCCTTTGCCTCGCACTTCGGCAAAGAAAGTTTGGTTGGCGGGCCACACACCAGCAAACCGACCATCCTTGACCGTGACACCTTCCTTGGTCCCCGGGTTGCACATGATGGGTACCTTCAACGCCGCCTCCGGCAATTCATGCGGCTGGATCGATTTTCGATCTGGATTGGCTTCAAACAACGGAACGCCCGATCGCAACCAAGCCGCCGCGACGCGATTGGGATGCAGCATCACCATTCCGCCGGCCCAGTGCCCTCCCCCGCTATGTCCCCACAAAGCCCAAGGAACCGACGACAACTCCGGATGCCCGGACTGCTGACCCAAATCGGTCAACGCTTGGCGAAAGGAAGCGTCAGAGCCGTTGCGTGGGTCGCACCACATTTGGCAATCGGCGGACTGCGGCTGTTCGTACGACGGACCGACAAGGGCACAATCGTGTTTCTGCGCAAGAGCTTGCCAATGCAAGTCAAAAGCGCCGGTCAAACCCGACTTACAGGATCCTTCGCCGCAACCATGCTGATGAACGATCACACCCCTCAGCGTCTCGCACTGCGGGGGAATCCAAACGGTGTAGTTGACAGGAAAGATCAATTCGCCTGGTTTGCCAGATGCCTCGTAACGCACTCGATAGTACGGCGGTTTCGCTTCCGGATAAACGTCGTACGGAGGCTGTTGCGCGGCGACGAGCGTGCATGATGCCAAGGCAAGTAGTAAGAAGAGAAGCAGGGAATTCTGGCGAATCCCATTACCTGGTCCGCAACTTGCTCTCTTGTTGTTGCCCAGTACAGGTGTACTCATGGTTGCTGTTTCCATATCGAATCCAATAGGTGCACTTTGGTATCGGAGACAGATGCGGTGGCATCGCCTGCAAAAACCTCGATGCTCGGTTGCTGACTTGTGGGGAATATTCTATCGCTGATGACCGCCTCGCCATCGTTAATGAACACTTCAATGCATGAGCGGTCCACGAGCACATGCAAGCGTACTTGGCCATCGACGACACGCGTCGGCGCGTCATGACGTCCGGCAAATGCTGGATGAAAGCTGACGTTTCCGCTGTGTCGTCGGTCAACGTACACCGACTGAGTCTCGCTGTCATAGCCGACTTCGGCGTACTCATCACTGCCTGTACGAATCCTGAATCCGCAGGATCGAGCCGTACCCACCACAAGTGTGGACTCTAGCTCAAAACACATCGTGGGCACCTCGTTGACTTGGGTGACCGTCTTGGGAGGCCAGGCGGCGCCGGTCGTTGGCAAGGTGATGGATTTCATCCTCAGCTTCGTCAACTCGTCGACAGGACGTTGCACCAGTACGTATCGCTGCGGCGAGCTTTCATTGGAACCCTGCAGCGACCGAAGAGACAGAACACGGGGAACCGACATGCAACTACGCCACGGAAACGTGGGAATGAGACACGTCTCCCAGTTGTTGAACCAGCCAATCCAAATGCGACGCCCGTCCTGGTCAGGGATATCCGACCAACTCACCGGCGCATAGAAATCACGTCCGTAGTCCACCCATTGGGCATCTTGAATGGGATGGAAGGAGACACCGTCGAAATGACCGACGAAGTATTCACCGCCGCTGCCACCGGCGACGCTACCGCTGCCCATGTCCGCTTCCAACACCCACAGTTTCTTGCCGTCAGTGCCTTCCACCGGCAGCTCGAAAAGATCAGGGCACTCCCAATTCGGTTTGCTTGGGAAACCAGCCGGTCCAAAACGACTGAGTTCCTGCCAGTGTTTGAGATCCGATGACGCGTAAAAGATCAATACCTTTTGATTCGCCAATGAAACGACCATGATCCAACGTTTCGTGGGTTCGTGCCAGAAAACTTTGGGGTCGCGAAAATCACTTTCGTTGAGATCGAGCACGGGATTGCCCTCGTACTTGGTCCAAGTCCGACCGTTGTCATTGCTGAAAGCGATCTCTTGAACTTGCTTGCCGTGTCCATGTCCCGTGTAGATCGCGACCATGGGCGGCTTATCGCCGATGCCGAGTCCCGACGTGTTCTTGTGATCAACGACGCAGCAACCGCTGAACGCCATGATGCCATCGGACTCTGGAATCGCCAGCGGCAAGTGTTGCCAGTGGACGAGATCGCGACTGACGGCGTGTCCCCAGCTCATGTGCCCCCAAGAATTGCCCGCAGGGTTGTACTGAAAGAACAGATGGTACTCACCATCATGAAACACCAGTCCGTTGGGATCGTTCATCCAATTGATCTCGGGACTGAAGTGAAACTGTGGCCTGAGCGGCTCGTTCAAGTATTCGTTCGACTTGCGATACTCCGCCAGTCGATATTCCAAATCGAATCGCTCCGGTGGCGAGTCGGTTTGAATGATTTGGTCCACATTGATGTGGCCCCAACCACCGGTCGCACGGTCAAAGATCCTCAGCCGTACGTTCTGACCTGCGAACTCACTGACATCCCAGGATGTCCACTCCAATTGTTCTGATTCCGGTCCGGTCACTGAGCGAACGGATTGCCCGTCGATCAGCAACTCCATCCCGACCTGATCTTTGTGTCGCCCGCCACCGATCAGAAATGCAAGGTGGGATCGCTCCAGTCGAAACTCAATACTGGTCGCCGTGCCGACGGTCGAGTCGCCTTCATAGAAAGTGTTGATAAGCCGGGAGCCGCGAAAACCGGAGACACTCATCTGACCGGGCAACGCCCCCGATGCAGGCTCGTCCCCAAACGCTTCGCCAGTGATCGTCCACTTGGCGTAGGTGCCCGATTCAAAGTCATCGAACAGAATGTCCTCTTGGGCATCACATCGATTCGACAACGCTGAGCATGCAAGAACAGCGATCGTGGCAAACAGCAGTAGAGTTGATTTCATGATTGGGTTCATGTGGTTGAAAAGCGAGAACCCGACAGTCTAACTGACGAGGAGCACGCATGTAGCCAGCAGAGCTTTCTCGTTTGACGCCAACACGGTTCGGTTCGTCAAGGCTCCCAATCAGTCGGAGGGTGTTGGCCTGGGCTGTACAAGACTCGGTTTGCCACGATGTTTCGGCTTCATTTCTTGTCCACCGTCACCTCCCCCCAAGGAACTTGGGGGAGGTCGAGCGGAGCCGTTGAGGCGATCGCGAGGGAGGGGGCCTGTCTGCGCAAGCAAGCGTTTCGAATCGGCAATACGTTTGGCGGGGCACGCTTTCGATTTGGAAAATCGAGCGACGATTGTCGTTCGACTTTCTAAGTCGAAAACGAACACCACCATACGCCCGAACACGAACCATTCGCCAGCTGCGTCTATCGACTTCGGCGCAAACGTTCAACGCCTGACTGATGGAATGCCCTGGACATGTTCTTGTAACAAGTTTCCGCGGCCGCGATCGGATCGTAGCCTGGCTTGCCTGATACCATCCCACTGACTTCGCAATTGATGTCGCCGCGGTATCCGCCGGCATGGAACTGTCGAATCAATGCGGGGAAATCGATCGCGTCGGACTCACCGGGCAAGCGAAACACAACCCGGTCTCCTTCCTGCACAGCATCTTTCACCGCAATGTGTGCCGTGTGTGGCAGCGCGACGCGGATCGTTTCGTCCATCGGCAGGTCGCGGTACGCATAGTGACTGTAGTCATACACCATCCGCAAACGACTCGGCTTGCCTAGTTGCTCGATCAACCAGACGGCCTCGCTGGGTTTTGAAACGACTCCGCCGCGATGCGGTTTGATCGCGATCACTACCTCCGCCGCATCTGCCAAACGAACCCACTGGCCCAGCCGATCTCGCAGTTGGTTCTTCACTGTTTCAAACTCGCCGCCGCCCAGTACCGTTTGAATCAAGGGTGGAGCGTCAGGGGACAAATCATGGGCGACTTGCCCGGCTAGCTTCAGTCGCTCGACAGCAATTTCTTGCGACTTCGCATCCGTCGGATAA from Stieleria varia carries:
- a CDS encoding DUF6666 family protein, encoding MSRLTFYVAIAVSMFGGFGTASAQIASHEFGSSCEEVACGECESDRFGLPASSANSSLWEQLSFYGAIDGAKQPQDFGVNANLGTRMHVSYAAPLLADYGVGFQIGSAVVLSDNAVQVFELLGEDTQRTQSFTTIGLFQSAGDWRWGAVLDYLYQDGFDSSSLGQFRFRVVKELSSQTWLGFTGRLRAFDDTADFLGSSVTLRSINQGSVFLRHYFPTGVQCTYWLGIAGEHGESNAVTGPARPRDESFVFGADLLAPLNDHLAIYGETNLTLPGDTGTVDAMLGVVWYPFTNVRTANRKRFAPLLPVASSSTFGVDLLP
- a CDS encoding arylsulfatase, producing the protein MFRSCRTLLFAFLVGIAYAAQAAQPPNVQTPNIQATNIQPPNVIYILADDAGIGDFGCYGGNIISTPNVDRLALEGMRFTQHYSGSTVCAPSRSVLMTGQHTGHTRVRGNAKNPGLLKEDFTVAELMKSAGYVTGCIGKWGLGMEDSTGAPWRQGFDHFFGYLSQTNAHHYYPDFLWRDGRQQKFIENSTQRKHYSHDLFTEDALSFITVNHRQPFFLYLPYTIPHVDLDVPEDSRANYLGRLGPETPYGTPGGQHYRHEPNPHATFAGMITRMDRDIGRIMQLLGQLGVDDNTLVMFASDNGATSAGGADPEFFDSNGPYRGIKRDLYEGGIITPMIARWPGMIEAGSTTDHVSGFQDLLPTLADLVDVAPPMNIDGISFLPTLKGHPVNQKQHDVMYWEFSEQGGKRAMRKGDWKVVQLKVSTTKPKPVELYNLVEDPYETTDLAESMPERVKELTSLMDAQRTANENFPLFHSEKQ
- a CDS encoding PQQ-binding-like beta-propeller repeat protein, whose protein sequence is MMLRRPTPLSLVLLTLVLLCVPRLASAEIDWPQFRGPDGNGIVTGQSVPVSFGEKENVTWKTSLPGKAWSSPVVADDVIWTTTAIEVFPTDEEREKMLSEAGVEQKKFKQLAIAKSVELKLIALNFKTGSILSSTDLTTVEKPDPIHSLNSYASPTPVIDGSEIYCHFGNYGTFCVDRQTREIKWQRRLPIEHAVGPGSSPFIHGDLLILIQDGVQRQYVTALNKTTSETVWETQRPEMDAPSGDQKKSYCTPIAITDNSGREQLICMGSQWMVSYDPATGKEIWKVRHGTGFSVVPRPVYGDGVVYFSTGFGKPQLWAVKVDGSGDVTDTHVLWTVTKSIPAKPSPILHEGLVYVVDDNGVASCLDASTGDEVWKKRVGGNFSASPILVDQNIYFGSQDGNVTVIKAGREGEVVAENHLDGQIMASPAIVNDAMIWRTAESVYRIE
- a CDS encoding RsmE family RNA methyltransferase, yielding MTRRYYVPDLPPIGGPIALPDEEAQHASRVMRAQTGDQVVLFDGIGNESSATIQSIDRRSCICHASPRELVDREPGLRLHLGIALPKPDRAKEMVERLTELGVAQVTPLLCSRSQRPPSGGLLDKLRRVVIEACKQSGRNQLMRIESPVAVADFFAMDTETPRWIAHPGGQEMDGSLSRLTGGQLLAAIGPEGGFDDEEMNVALSRGWIAIDLGKRIYRIETAATVIAAHASHLPMR
- a CDS encoding cupin domain-containing protein, whose product is MNLFEHVPSQLPAELTEVLLQNQNVRIERIVSTGHCSPVDFWYDQSEQEWVVLLRGAARLAIAGRGTSIELLPGDHVHIPAHQKHRVEWTSPTEPTVWLAVFYSD